The Aureispira anguillae genome contains a region encoding:
- a CDS encoding PorP/SprF family type IX secretion system membrane protein, with protein sequence MLRLILVIAFVWAGTTAIWAQQDAQYTQFMFNKLYFNPAYAGSKKGLCIAAIYRNQWIGIDGAPQTATLNIHAPVWKRRMGLGLSVSNDRIGLTDRWNFDLSYAYRIRFKDESFLSIGLRGNISYLTIRWDNAKLTQVVDQSVPAAVSSKVLPNFGAGLYYQARNWYVGFSMPRLFRNRIDFNNNANSSIEPELHQHYFLMGGASFKIAKNVRIQPNVMLKYVPETPFDADINLSFVFFEKVLVGVTYRVGDSIDGLIQWKIVPQFTVSAAYDFTLTPLQQYNAGSIEVMLEYCFCCLKGKRLHNPRFF encoded by the coding sequence ATGCTTAGATTGATTTTAGTAATTGCTTTCGTTTGGGCTGGAACAACTGCGATATGGGCACAACAAGATGCTCAATACACTCAATTTATGTTCAATAAGCTCTATTTTAATCCAGCTTATGCTGGAAGCAAAAAAGGTTTGTGTATTGCTGCTATTTATCGCAATCAGTGGATAGGAATTGATGGTGCGCCACAAACTGCTACTTTAAATATTCATGCTCCTGTTTGGAAAAGGCGAATGGGCTTAGGGCTCTCGGTTTCTAACGATCGAATAGGATTAACAGATCGCTGGAATTTTGACTTGAGTTACGCCTATCGTATACGATTTAAAGATGAATCGTTTTTGAGCATTGGTTTGCGAGGAAATATTTCTTACCTAACCATTCGTTGGGACAATGCTAAGTTAACACAAGTGGTTGACCAATCTGTTCCTGCTGCTGTTTCTAGCAAGGTGCTGCCCAATTTTGGAGCAGGGTTGTATTATCAAGCAAGGAACTGGTATGTTGGCTTTTCAATGCCTCGATTGTTTAGAAATAGGATTGATTTTAATAATAATGCCAATTCGTCTATTGAGCCAGAGTTACACCAACATTATTTTTTGATGGGAGGCGCTTCGTTTAAAATTGCCAAAAATGTTCGAATTCAACCCAATGTAATGCTCAAATATGTTCCTGAGACCCCTTTTGATGCAGACATTAATTTGAGTTTTGTCTTTTTTGAAAAAGTATTAGTAGGAGTAACCTATCGAGTAGGAGATTCTATAGATGGTTTAATCCAGTGGAAAATTGTTCCTCAATTTACCGTTTCTGCTGCCTATGATTTTACATTAACTCCATTACAGCAATACAATGCTGGGAGTATTGAGGTGATGTTAGAGTATTGTTTTTGTTGCCTCAAAGGGAAGCGTTTGCACAATCCTCGTTTCTTCTAA
- a CDS encoding OmpA family protein — protein sequence MKYIVLIFSLVYCWQSVLGQKGNTGKAERYYNELGYAQYIKLKGGGDWSKYDRATLTKLGTSYRKVGDFKNAEKVYRSLIEQEDDTPLNHLYYAQALQANGYYFKAGEAYKICHERMKANKETAAAQRALAGYQACNQISVFKAKGKVSIRNVKELNTPNLDFSPMYYKDGLVFVSTRKMASLEKVDQWLNENCMDLYYAPLVGEQFETPKSFSDQLNTRLHEGPVSFSDDAQKVFFTRNNYQNGKRGKSKDRITKLKIYSAKLKKGLWKEVTELPFNDDDIDVCHPALSADERVMVFASSEGENSQGGMDLYASYWVGNNWTTPVNLGPKINTAGDEVFPYIHPDGMLYFSSTGHGGLGGLDLFMAMSTGDDEKKTWVFPLNLGMPFNSKHDDFGFILNKEGSEGYLTSNRLGGQGKDDIYHFELEKGGASAVKPKPLMPLEICVYDKADHARIEGATVSIRKANAANLSKEARERIGITDGKNIILSLTPVREGANEYTIQLNSPNTESLGILQEPEQIYTTNDEGTFLYSLYASEEYVFEVKKDGYIVVQEYFLMPPDGELEEFCIGILKRSDAIANSLKGNNWTTPKTDDSANGTAGNLPSATTDKNNNSPTYNLDPSLLVGPDGKPLPANQPYVAGVVLNKEYNRPLLRTKVTLLDRCTGEESVVLVNKTGTFAFPLECGCDYVLKARKDNFIGDNKVLSLVKVEDCKPITTELLMTPGFDKLGAPIVIAGQTITESLKEGDIIQMRDIFYDFDKYDIRDDASPDLDRLAGLMQQFKSMKIELSSHTDSRGTKEYNEALSSSRAKSAKEYLVRKGIEEDRIKTIGYGEKRPQNNCKDGVDCSEFEHQRNRRTEVLITDFDQAEYIKVYYEDNKPVKVDPKRN from the coding sequence ATGAAATATATTGTACTTATTTTTTCCTTGGTTTATTGTTGGCAATCTGTCTTGGGACAAAAGGGCAATACAGGAAAAGCAGAACGTTATTATAATGAGCTGGGCTATGCTCAATACATTAAACTCAAGGGAGGGGGCGACTGGTCCAAATACGATCGAGCAACCCTCACTAAATTAGGAACGAGCTATCGAAAAGTAGGAGATTTTAAGAATGCTGAAAAGGTGTATCGTAGTTTGATTGAACAAGAAGATGATACGCCCCTGAACCATCTTTATTATGCCCAAGCGCTGCAAGCTAATGGATATTATTTTAAAGCAGGAGAAGCCTATAAAATCTGCCATGAACGGATGAAAGCCAATAAGGAAACGGCTGCTGCTCAACGAGCATTAGCGGGGTATCAAGCCTGTAACCAAATTTCAGTATTTAAGGCAAAGGGAAAGGTGAGTATTCGAAATGTAAAAGAATTGAATACGCCAAACTTGGATTTTAGCCCTATGTACTATAAGGATGGTTTGGTCTTTGTCTCTACCAGAAAGATGGCGAGTTTGGAAAAAGTAGACCAGTGGTTGAATGAAAATTGTATGGATTTGTATTATGCGCCTTTGGTTGGAGAACAATTTGAAACCCCTAAATCTTTTTCCGATCAGCTCAATACACGATTGCACGAAGGACCTGTTTCTTTTTCAGACGATGCACAAAAAGTGTTTTTTACTAGAAATAATTACCAAAATGGTAAACGAGGAAAAAGTAAGGATCGAATCACCAAGCTAAAAATCTATTCTGCAAAATTAAAAAAAGGTCTGTGGAAAGAAGTTACAGAATTGCCTTTTAACGATGATGATATTGATGTTTGTCACCCTGCCTTGTCGGCGGATGAGCGAGTAATGGTTTTTGCCAGCAGCGAAGGTGAAAATAGCCAAGGTGGTATGGATCTATACGCTAGTTATTGGGTAGGTAATAATTGGACTACTCCTGTCAATTTAGGACCTAAGATCAACACAGCAGGCGATGAAGTTTTTCCTTATATTCATCCTGATGGAATGCTGTATTTTTCTTCTACAGGGCATGGCGGTTTAGGCGGCTTAGATTTATTTATGGCCATGTCTACGGGAGATGATGAAAAAAAGACTTGGGTTTTTCCGTTAAATCTTGGAATGCCTTTTAACTCCAAACACGATGACTTTGGCTTTATTTTAAACAAGGAAGGATCAGAAGGCTATTTAACAAGCAACCGATTAGGTGGGCAAGGAAAAGACGATATTTATCATTTTGAATTGGAGAAGGGGGGAGCAAGTGCCGTTAAACCCAAACCTTTAATGCCTCTTGAAATCTGTGTTTATGATAAGGCTGATCATGCTAGAATAGAAGGCGCTACGGTTAGTATTAGAAAGGCAAACGCAGCTAATTTATCCAAGGAAGCACGAGAAAGAATAGGAATTACAGATGGGAAGAACATTATTTTGAGCTTAACCCCTGTTCGAGAGGGAGCCAATGAATATACGATACAGCTTAATTCTCCCAACACTGAATCGTTAGGAATACTTCAGGAACCAGAACAAATTTATACCACCAATGACGAAGGGACTTTTCTGTATAGCTTATATGCTAGCGAAGAGTATGTTTTTGAGGTTAAAAAAGATGGATATATTGTTGTTCAAGAATATTTTCTAATGCCTCCCGATGGAGAATTAGAAGAATTTTGTATTGGTATTCTTAAGCGGTCGGATGCGATTGCTAATTCATTAAAAGGGAACAATTGGACGACTCCCAAAACAGACGATAGTGCGAATGGTACTGCTGGAAATCTTCCTAGTGCTACAACAGATAAGAACAACAACAGTCCTACTTATAATTTAGATCCAAGTTTGTTAGTAGGACCTGATGGAAAACCGCTGCCTGCCAATCAACCTTATGTAGCTGGTGTGGTACTGAATAAGGAATATAACCGCCCATTACTTAGAACTAAAGTTACTTTATTAGATCGTTGTACAGGGGAAGAATCCGTTGTATTGGTAAACAAGACTGGTACTTTTGCTTTTCCTTTGGAATGTGGTTGTGATTATGTACTTAAAGCACGAAAAGATAATTTTATAGGGGATAACAAAGTTTTATCTTTGGTGAAGGTGGAGGATTGTAAGCCCATTACAACAGAATTGCTAATGACCCCAGGTTTTGACAAATTGGGAGCTCCTATTGTTATTGCGGGGCAGACGATTACAGAAAGCTTAAAAGAGGGAGATATTATCCAAATGCGGGATATTTTTTATGATTTTGATAAATATGATATTCGAGACGATGCTTCTCCTGATTTGGATCGTTTGGCTGGCTTGATGCAACAATTTAAGAGTATGAAAATTGAATTGTCTTCGCATACAGACAGTAGGGGAACCAAGGAATATAATGAAGCATTATCTTCCAGTCGAGCAAAATCTGCTAAAGAATACTTAGTTCGTAAAGGAATTGAGGAGGATCGCATTAAGACGATTGGATATGGGGAAAAACGTCCTCAAAATAATTGTAAGGATGGAGTGGATTGTAGTGAATTTGAACACCAACGCAATCGCCGAACAGAGGTACTGATTACAGATTTTGATCAGGCAGAATACATCAAAGTTTATTATGAGGATAATAAGCCAGTAAAAGTAGATCCTAAGCGAAATTAG
- a CDS encoding phage tail protein, whose translation MSLEEEYTNLEQESVVEHFNTEQNTNSDDGIEFNPNGSNLPNSEPPPMTNERGEAVWINTTTIRIGTDYHRPKSKVELTALVEEKQIKQQQADLFMVQYEAVYGQLPQERSLEDQSIKEEENAAIDLKTVLPELSAPREEENVLDKPIDLQAIAGENQPIGQPVSSQGMDKGMPQPTATTTTKTDAPPPINLDKIREASESEPSNPTTEVVKTTLPSPESDPAFQILTQNVSKEGDREQRHNSAIHEVTAAEDAAEEPQNKKQSLAEVNQIAKIEAQETPAFNTTSFVSALMQRVEAIMPETEEDADKFKESGKIKEVKEAVKGTVAEEQTKSIGPIEQTTKEQPDQSGISSKNVKPLPQAPIGKEPKDIRADLGMPKPVGQEKVEQPLKENAQELEDKFTTNQITEEQLSKSNEPTFTMALETKKTAQKDSKDASVRLRTEEQKNLSDTRQSARDKGTAEMGGMHQDRANRLTNVEEKQKTTSQNYSAEEKAVADKIGKIYKSTEADVEAILNGLDSKVQQLFDRGASIAQQRFENHVANEMAIYKEERYDGISGTLTWVGDAFTGLPDEVNKFFVEGRNLYVDHMEVVIEEIAEYVAQELNAAKQRVQSGRQAVNDYVRSLPDNLRKVGKKAAADINEEFDALNSQVDAKQSKLIDTLAEKYKENIEQVDTHIKAMKAANRGLIDIALDSVTGVIETILEIKAALTNILSAAIDAITAILLDPIGFLGNLIDGVSTGIANFMTKIEDYLTTGFVEWLTGAMSGAGIEMPENIFSLEGIFSLTTQALGLTWDFIRARAVNILGERPVKAIEDGFEIFQIIRTDGIAGAWEYIKEEFSDLKETIIGSITEMLISEVVQSGIKFLLSMLTPAGAFVKAAMMIVDVAEFFIRQGSQIMELVKAFTESISALAAGAVGKVAQLIERALGISVPLLIGFFTSLLNLGDLAEKVQKIFKKITSRITKAVDGFIEKASMWFKDKKGRRKAKKDQKKEENAKKKKKEGEDKRTDQQKQADLNKGMKRGAAIVNNEELTQQQIKVELNKLELKYRLDDLGADLLQETEDWHLFMLEARLDGKKRSEQIKRKPTKAENEEQVSAEDRKKHEKIAAVVEQKLKAIAGSDDVASFEELYTALKTEAKQLVKTYQPQLRKGIKISIDLINAVEKDKKDGDVDILVHIYPNEYKKNINVTKKFSVHEDRIEQAQHKDKFHKIFTPQDWKDEFYPNDTRTPSQIRQIRETLKWGIDNGKITKIKVGKYILTRMTNEQIIQISVKQIQNHGRSHSELTGANPFNWVNIKKFNITIERLPNISELYSQELCEEILAELLNKKDIVESEEVDKYRFAKIPAKRILPSSWGADDIRKKYYLNDTGYYSLEKKMAKDGLTKIKEVISLLKNSEEDKQIEGQEKWDNLYDEGVLVDDEFDPKKEKDYLARNSYHIDHSPPIAKHWCKGGNNMPWNERKAIATGDLGFIHKNNNWSKGGEGYNFRPNYWWVGAKFTGPGTSKGMEWADLQTKFEGM comes from the coding sequence ATGTCCTTAGAAGAAGAATACACTAACTTAGAACAAGAATCTGTTGTTGAGCATTTTAACACCGAACAAAATACAAATTCTGATGATGGAATAGAATTTAATCCTAATGGCAGTAATTTGCCCAATAGCGAACCTCCTCCAATGACAAATGAGCGGGGGGAAGCGGTTTGGATTAATACAACAACAATTCGTATAGGCACCGATTATCACCGCCCCAAATCCAAAGTTGAGTTGACTGCTTTGGTTGAGGAAAAGCAAATTAAGCAACAACAGGCGGATTTATTTATGGTACAATATGAAGCGGTTTATGGGCAGTTGCCACAAGAAAGAAGCCTAGAAGATCAATCGATAAAAGAGGAAGAGAACGCAGCAATTGACCTAAAGACCGTTTTACCTGAGCTATCAGCTCCAAGGGAAGAAGAAAATGTATTGGATAAACCAATTGACTTGCAGGCTATAGCAGGGGAGAATCAGCCAATTGGTCAACCTGTTTCCAGCCAAGGAATGGACAAGGGGATGCCACAGCCAACGGCGACAACAACAACAAAGACTGATGCACCTCCTCCAATCAATTTGGATAAAATTCGGGAAGCTAGCGAGAGCGAACCTTCCAACCCAACAACAGAAGTGGTCAAAACAACCTTGCCAAGCCCCGAATCAGATCCAGCTTTTCAAATACTTACTCAGAACGTTTCAAAAGAGGGCGATAGAGAACAACGGCACAACAGCGCAATTCATGAAGTGACAGCGGCAGAAGATGCAGCAGAAGAACCACAAAATAAGAAACAAAGTTTAGCAGAAGTAAATCAGATTGCTAAAATAGAGGCACAAGAAACGCCTGCTTTTAATACGACTTCTTTTGTAAGTGCTTTGATGCAACGAGTAGAGGCAATTATGCCCGAAACGGAGGAAGACGCAGATAAATTTAAAGAGAGTGGCAAAATCAAGGAAGTGAAGGAAGCGGTAAAAGGAACGGTGGCAGAAGAACAAACGAAGTCAATTGGTCCAATTGAACAAACGACTAAAGAGCAACCTGACCAATCTGGAATTTCATCTAAAAATGTTAAGCCATTACCCCAAGCGCCAATCGGAAAAGAACCCAAAGATATAAGGGCAGATTTAGGAATGCCCAAGCCTGTAGGACAAGAAAAGGTAGAACAACCCCTCAAAGAAAATGCTCAAGAATTAGAGGATAAATTTACCACTAATCAAATAACAGAGGAACAACTCAGTAAATCCAATGAACCTACTTTTACCATGGCATTGGAGACCAAAAAAACGGCTCAGAAAGATAGTAAGGATGCTTCTGTTCGGTTGAGAACAGAGGAGCAAAAAAACTTGTCGGACACTCGGCAAAGTGCTCGTGACAAAGGAACAGCAGAGATGGGAGGAATGCACCAAGATCGAGCGAATAGATTGACCAATGTAGAGGAAAAACAAAAAACGACAAGTCAAAATTATAGCGCAGAAGAAAAAGCCGTAGCAGATAAAATTGGAAAGATTTACAAAAGCACTGAAGCGGATGTAGAGGCTATTTTGAATGGTTTAGATAGTAAGGTTCAGCAACTCTTTGATCGAGGCGCTTCAATTGCTCAGCAACGTTTTGAAAACCATGTGGCGAATGAAATGGCGATTTATAAAGAAGAGCGTTACGATGGAATATCGGGAACATTGACTTGGGTGGGAGATGCCTTTACGGGCTTGCCTGATGAGGTAAATAAATTTTTTGTAGAAGGGCGCAATCTTTATGTTGACCATATGGAAGTGGTTATTGAAGAAATTGCCGAATATGTAGCACAAGAACTAAATGCTGCTAAACAACGAGTACAAAGCGGTCGCCAAGCGGTAAACGATTATGTACGTTCCTTGCCTGATAATCTTCGAAAGGTAGGGAAAAAAGCAGCTGCCGACATTAACGAGGAATTTGATGCCTTGAACAGTCAAGTGGATGCTAAGCAAAGTAAGTTGATTGATACCTTAGCAGAAAAATACAAAGAAAATATTGAGCAAGTTGATACGCATATAAAAGCAATGAAAGCGGCGAATCGGGGATTAATTGATATAGCCTTGGATTCGGTGACTGGGGTGATTGAAACAATTTTGGAGATTAAAGCTGCACTGACCAATATTTTATCGGCTGCGATTGATGCGATTACAGCAATACTCTTAGACCCAATTGGGTTTTTAGGGAATTTGATTGATGGGGTTTCTACAGGAATTGCTAACTTTATGACGAAAATCGAAGACTACTTAACAACTGGTTTTGTAGAGTGGTTGACGGGGGCTATGTCTGGTGCTGGAATAGAAATGCCAGAAAATATTTTTAGCTTAGAAGGTATTTTTAGTTTGACAACGCAGGCTTTGGGCTTGACTTGGGATTTTATTCGAGCCAGAGCGGTGAATATTTTGGGAGAAAGACCTGTTAAGGCCATCGAAGATGGCTTTGAAATTTTCCAAATTATCCGTACCGATGGGATTGCTGGTGCTTGGGAATACATCAAGGAGGAATTCAGTGATTTAAAAGAAACAATTATTGGTTCCATTACCGAAATGTTGATTTCAGAGGTGGTACAATCAGGAATTAAATTCTTGTTGAGTATGCTAACGCCTGCTGGTGCCTTTGTAAAGGCGGCGATGATGATTGTGGATGTGGCAGAATTTTTTATCCGACAAGGCAGCCAAATTATGGAATTGGTGAAAGCCTTTACCGAATCGATTAGTGCTTTAGCTGCTGGGGCGGTTGGCAAAGTTGCGCAACTGATTGAGCGTGCCTTGGGAATTTCTGTTCCTTTGTTGATTGGCTTCTTTACTTCACTTTTAAACTTGGGCGACCTTGCTGAAAAGGTTCAAAAAATCTTTAAAAAGATAACCAGTAGAATTACCAAGGCAGTGGATGGCTTTATTGAAAAAGCGTCGATGTGGTTTAAGGATAAAAAGGGACGCAGAAAAGCGAAAAAGGATCAGAAGAAAGAGGAAAATGCTAAAAAGAAGAAAAAAGAAGGGGAGGATAAGCGTACCGATCAGCAAAAGCAAGCTGACCTCAATAAGGGGATGAAGCGTGGAGCGGCAATTGTAAATAATGAAGAATTGACCCAACAGCAAATCAAGGTAGAGCTCAATAAGTTAGAATTAAAATACCGTTTGGATGATTTGGGAGCGGATTTGTTGCAAGAAACAGAAGATTGGCACTTGTTTATGTTGGAGGCTCGTTTGGATGGTAAGAAAAGAAGTGAGCAAATTAAACGCAAACCAACTAAGGCAGAAAATGAAGAACAGGTTAGTGCGGAAGATCGTAAAAAACATGAAAAAATAGCTGCTGTAGTGGAGCAAAAACTAAAGGCGATAGCAGGTTCAGATGATGTAGCTTCTTTTGAAGAATTGTATACAGCCCTCAAAACAGAAGCCAAGCAATTGGTTAAAACCTATCAACCCCAGCTGAGAAAGGGAATTAAGATTAGCATTGATTTGATTAATGCTGTGGAGAAGGATAAGAAGGATGGGGATGTGGATATTTTAGTTCATATATATCCAAATGAGTATAAAAAGAATATTAATGTAACTAAAAAGTTCTCAGTTCATGAAGATAGAATAGAGCAAGCACAACATAAAGATAAATTCCATAAAATATTTACACCTCAAGATTGGAAAGATGAATTTTATCCAAATGACACTAGAACGCCAAGTCAAATTAGACAGATTAGAGAAACTCTAAAATGGGGTATAGATAATGGTAAAATTACAAAAATCAAGGTAGGGAAATATATTTTGACGAGAATGACAAATGAACAAATCATTCAAATATCTGTAAAACAAATTCAAAATCATGGAAGGTCTCATAGTGAACTTACAGGAGCGAATCCGTTCAATTGGGTAAATATAAAAAAGTTTAACATAACAATAGAAAGGCTGCCTAATATTTCCGAATTGTATTCTCAAGAATTATGTGAGGAAATTTTAGCAGAGTTACTAAATAAGAAAGATATCGTAGAAAGTGAGGAAGTTGACAAATACAGATTTGCCAAGATTCCAGCAAAAAGAATATTGCCTTCTTCTTGGGGAGCTGATGATATTCGTAAGAAGTACTATTTAAATGATACAGGATATTATTCTCTTGAAAAAAAAATGGCTAAAGATGGTCTAACTAAGATTAAAGAAGTTATTAGTTTACTAAAGAATAGTGAGGAGGATAAACAGATAGAAGGACAAGAAAAATGGGATAATCTATATGATGAAGGAGTTCTAGTAGATGATGAATTTGATCCTAAAAAAGAAAAAGACTATTTAGCTAGAAATTCTTATCACATTGACCACAGTCCACCTATTGCAAAGCATTGGTGTAAAGGTGGTAATAATATGCCATGGAATGAAAGAAAAGCAATTGCTACAGGAGATTTAGGGTTTATTCATAAGAATAATAACTGGTCTAAAGGAGGGGAAGGATATAATTTTAGACCTAACTATTGGTGGGTAGGCGCTAAGTTCACAGGTCCTGGAACTAGTAAGGGGATGGAATGGGCAGATCTGCAAACAAAATTTGAAGGAATGTAA
- a CDS encoding WD40 repeat domain-containing protein encodes MEFFNFKQKKIEGEGVALDFSRDGHLLALGITPNPLQFQGHIVLLNSSTLSEVQRFEIQDKRLVSLKFSLDRDLLYVLLQDNKYDYHLCSILLSTGEIKKMASYGGTELCKSLDITDNGNYLAVVGVSVEIWDLRFNYIVKAYSSDDIESSLQAQFFSNRLIGIGGLELNEIIVYDFLTGAQEQRFLKPYTQSRQILVSNDKTMVLVSGIGIGGTFVYDLKTEKRVLEKKFNKDTLNSHFLFAINDSQIVRIGSRGFSSITTQDEIYMRGKRYEPSYIICSAASHSTPCFSFIQENYTLNLVWFQND; translated from the coding sequence ATGGAATTTTTTAATTTTAAACAAAAAAAGATAGAGGGGGAAGGTGTTGCCTTAGACTTTTCTAGGGATGGTCATTTACTAGCATTAGGAATAACCCCTAATCCATTGCAATTTCAAGGGCATATAGTTTTATTAAATTCTAGTACTTTGTCAGAAGTACAAAGGTTTGAAATACAAGACAAAAGGCTGGTGTCTTTGAAATTTAGTTTAGATAGAGATCTATTATATGTCTTACTTCAAGATAATAAATATGACTATCATCTATGCTCAATTTTATTGAGCACTGGCGAAATTAAAAAAATGGCAAGTTATGGAGGAACAGAGTTGTGTAAATCATTAGATATAACTGATAATGGAAATTATTTAGCAGTAGTAGGAGTTTCAGTTGAAATTTGGGATTTGAGATTCAATTATATAGTTAAGGCTTATAGTAGTGACGATATTGAGTCTAGCTTGCAGGCACAATTTTTTAGTAATAGATTGATAGGTATTGGAGGTCTAGAATTGAATGAAATTATTGTATATGATTTTTTAACAGGTGCTCAAGAACAGCGTTTTCTAAAACCTTACACACAATCTCGACAAATACTTGTGTCCAATGATAAAACAATGGTATTAGTTTCAGGAATTGGTATAGGGGGAACGTTTGTTTATGATTTGAAAACAGAGAAAAGAGTATTAGAAAAAAAGTTTAATAAAGATACTCTAAATTCTCATTTTTTATTTGCAATCAATGATTCTCAAATAGTAAGAATTGGTTCAAGGGGGTTCAGTAGCATAACAACCCAAGATGAAATATATATGAGAGGTAAAAGATATGAACCTTCATATATTATCTGTTCAGCTGCATCTCATTCTACTCCTTGTTTTTCCTTTATTCAAGAAAACTATACACTTAATTTAGTTTGGTTTCAAAATGATTAA
- a CDS encoding YqiA/YcfP family alpha/beta fold hydrolase gives MAVIIFSHGKESTPNSTKIAYLSQIAQGFNFKTISIDYTHCVAVNERVRLLRDIVRNYESEPIILVGSSMGGYVSTVIACERSVNGLFLMAPAFYLANYDQQEFFPKNPNIEIVHGWQDEVVPYQNSIKFGNLTLAKLHLIDDNHRLSNSYDFLSQIFKNFLRKIADEHNV, from the coding sequence ATGGCTGTAATAATATTCTCTCATGGTAAAGAAAGTACTCCCAATAGTACAAAAATTGCCTATTTATCCCAAATTGCTCAAGGATTCAATTTTAAAACGATTTCAATTGATTATACACATTGTGTAGCTGTAAATGAAAGAGTTCGTCTATTAAGAGATATTGTCCGTAATTATGAATCTGAGCCAATCATTTTAGTTGGCTCTAGTATGGGAGGCTATGTATCTACAGTCATAGCTTGTGAGCGATCGGTTAACGGTCTATTCTTAATGGCTCCTGCATTTTACTTAGCTAATTATGACCAGCAAGAATTCTTTCCTAAGAACCCAAATATAGAAATCGTACATGGCTGGCAGGATGAGGTTGTGCCTTATCAAAATTCTATAAAATTTGGAAATTTAACCTTGGCTAAATTGCACTTGATAGATGATAATCATAGACTCAGTAATTCATATGATTTTTTAAGTCAGATTTTTAAGAACTTTTTAAGGAAAATAGCCGATGAGCATAACGTTTAG